DNA sequence from the Rhizobium lusitanum genome:
CGAAGACGTCATCGAAATTCTCCGCGCGGAGCAGGAAAACGGCGAACTGGTCGGCGTCATCGTGCAGTTCGGTGGCCAGACGCCGCTGAAGCTCGCCGAAGCGCTCGAAAAGAACGGCATCCCGATCCTCGGCACGGCACCTGACGCGATCGATCTTGCCGAAGACCGCGACCGTTTCCAGAAGCTTCTGATGAAGCTCGACCTCAACCAGCCGAACAACGGCATTGCCTATTCGGTGGAGCAGGCCCGCCTCGTCGCCTCCGAAATCGGCTTCCCGCTGGTCGTGCGCCCGTCCTACGTGCTTGGCGGCCGCGCCATGCAGATCATTCATTCGGAAAGCATGCTGCAGACCTACCTGCTCGACACCGTGCCCGAACTGGTCCCGGAAGACATCAAGCAGCGCTATCCGAACGACAAGACCGGACAGATCAACACCCTGCTCGGCAAGAACCCGCTTCTGTTCGACAGCTACCTCGCCAATGCGATCGAAGTCGACGTCGACTGCTTGTCCGACGGCACAGACGTCTACGTTGCCGGCATCATGGAGCACATCGAGGAAGCCGGCATCCACTCCGGCGACTCGGCCTGCTCGCTACCGCCGCGCACACTGTCGCCTGCCATGCTCGACGAACTGGAACGCCAGGCAAAAGCCATGGCGAAGGCGCTCAATGTCGGCGGCCTGATGAACGTGCAGTTCGCCATCAAGGACGGCATCGTCTACGTGCTCGAAGTCAACCCGCGCGCCTCGCGTACCGTGCCCTTCGTCGCCAAGACCATCGGCGCGCCGATCGCCAAGATCGCCGCCCGCGTCATGGCCGGCGAAAAGCTGGACGCGGTCTTTGCCGCCTATGGTGGAAAGCCCGACCCGCGCAAGCTGAAGCACATCGCCGTCAAGGAAGCCGTCTTCCCCTTCGCCCGTTTCCCCGGCGTCGACATTCTACTCGGACCGGAAATGCGCTCGACTGGCGAAGTCATTGGTCTGGATACGGATTTCGCGCTGGCCTTCGCCAAATCACAGCTCGGCGCCGGAGTCGAACTGCCGCGTGACGGAACAGTCTTCGTGTCCGTCCGCGACGACGACAAGCCGCGCGTCCTGCCCGCCATCCGCATGCTGACCGAACTGGGCTTCAAGGTGCTCGCCACTGGTGGCACCCAGCGTTATCTGGCCGAACAGGGCATTGCCGCCACCAAGATCAACAAGGTGCTGGAAGGCCGTCCGCATATCGAGGACGCCATTCGCAACCGGCAGGTCCAGCTCGTCATCAACACGACCGACAGCAACAAGGCGATCTCTGATTCGAAGTCTCTACGCCGCGCGACGCTGATGCAGAAGGTGCCCTACTACACCACAATGGCCGGCGCCGAAGCCGCCGCCATGGCGATCAAGGCACTCAAGGCCGGCAGCCTCGAAGTCCGGACTCTGCAGAGCTATTTCTGAGGCAAACGAGGCTCGCGGCCGCTGCTTCCGAGCTCCCGGTCGTTGATTGTGTAAAACTGGCTTTGGCGGGTGCTGACCAAGATCAGCCTCGCCATAAGTCTTCGAATTTTCTGGAAATCGACTGTCGCAATCTGCTATAGATGACAGAACAATGGCTCAACATGGTTCCGAAGTACCGCTTCGGGACCTGTTTTCTTTGTGTTTGCGACAGGGCAACACAGGGAGTGAAGGACAAGAAAAATGGTTGAAAAGGTACCGATGACACAGAACGGGTTCGTCAAGCTGCAGGAAGAACTGCGCTGGCGCCAGCAGGAAGAACGCCCGCGAATCATCGAAGCGATTTCGGAAGCCCGTGCCCATGGCGATCTTTCCGAAAACGCCGAGTACCACGCTGCCAAGGAAGCCCAGAGCCACAATGAAGGCCGCGTCGGCGAACTCGAAGACCTGACGGCACGCGCCGAAGTCATCGACCTCTCCAAGATGTCCGGCTCGAAGATCAAGTTCGGCGCCAAGGTGAAGCTCATCGACGAGGACACCGAGGAAGAGAAGAACTATCAGATCGTTGGCGACCAGGAAGCCGACGTGAAGGCCGGCCGTATCTCGATTTCGTCACCGATCGCCCGCGCGCTGATCGGCAAGGAAGTCGGCGATTCCATCGAGGTCAACGCCCCCGGCGGCGCCAAGGCCTATGGAATCCTCTCCATCACCTGGGGCTGATCGCCCGTGCGTGACCGCGAGATATCGCACTCAAGCGATCTCAGCGAGATCGAGGTCATCGCCACGAACTTCAAACGCCGGCTTTCCGGCGTTACCTCCACCATCGTGCAGCTCATCCCGAAGCAGATCGAGCTTGGCTGCCATATCGTCACGCTTGGCCCGGGCTTGCCGGAAGATTTGCCGAGGCTCGGCTGGGCGCGGCTTCCTGGCCTCTGGCTGAGGCCACGTCGCCATCGCGCCCGCGTCTGGCATGCCCGCCGCAACAATGAGATGCTGGTCGGACTGCTCTTACGCTCCGTGCTGCGCATGCCGCTGAAACTGGTCTTCACCTCGGCGGCCCAGCGCCGCCACACCGGCTATACGCGCTGGCTGATCCGCCGCATGGACGCGGTGATCGCCACCAGCACCCGCTCCGGCAGTTTCCTTGAGGTGCCTCACACTGTCATTCAGCATGGTGTCGACCTCAACCTGTTTCATCCGCCGGAAGTGCCCGACGACCGCATGGCCGCCAGCGGCCTACCTGGCACCTACCTGGTCGGCTGCTTCGGCCGCGTCCGCCATCAGAAGGGCACCGATCTCTTCGTCAAGGCGATGATCGAGCTTCTGCCACGCTATCCGGACTGGACGGCCGTCATCTGCGGCCGTGTGACCACTGAGCATCGCGGCTTTGCCGACGAACTGGTGAAGATGGTGGCCGCTGCCGGCCTCACTGAGCGCATCCGCTTTCTGGGTGAAGTCGATAGCGTCAGGCCCTGGTATCGCCGCGCGACGCTTTATGTCGCCCCTTCCCGCAATGAAGGTTTCGGACTGACCCCGCTGGAGGCCATGGCCTCGCGCACGGTGGTCGTCGCCTCCGACGCAGGCGCCTATGCCGAGATGATCGTGCCGGAAGAAACCGGCGCGGTCGTGCCCGCCGGCGACGGAGAGGCGCTGACCAAGGCAATCGCCTTCTATCTGGCCAATCCGGAACAGGCGATCCAGCAGGGTGAAAATGCCGTGCGCCACGTCCGCGGCGAATTCGCCCTGGAAAAGGAAGCGACAGCGATCGGCGATATCTATCGGCAATTGCTCGGCTGAGCGGCCGGGCTATTGACCGAGATCGATGCGGTTGCGCTCGACGAAATCGATCATCGCCCGATCCTCAACCACATCCTCCTCGATGCTTTTGACGATCGACAAAACCTTGTCCCGATATTTGGTCGGCGAGGTGTCGTACGCCCATCCGCGCGCCAGCTTCGCCATCAGCTCCTCGCGGGATTTGGTGTAATAGTGATTGAGCTGCAGAAACCGGTTCGAATAGAACTCCGGCGATTTCCGCGCCCGGCGCGTGAAGCGCTTTCCCGCGTCGTTCGCCGTGAGATCACCGAATTCGCGGGTCTGGAACTGATGCACGCTGACTTCCGTCACCTCGCAGGGATCGACGATGCATTTGAAGTTGCGGACATCTTCCTTTGATGTCATCGGATCAGCGCCGCGCATCGTGTAGTTCAGCGTCAGCGGACCGCCGGGAGGCGTCGCATGGCCGCTGGTGGCAAACATGTGCCAGGGTAGCGAGACATTCGGGAAGCCTCCTACTGCCTCGAGCGCCTGCTCGACGGTGTGCCCTTCCTTCGGCAGTAGAAATTCGTCGACATCGATGAAGGCCATCCAGCGGTAGGCGCCGCCGAAATTGAGGATGGCATGGGCAAAGACAATAACCTGGCCATTCAGCGTCGTGCCGGTGGCAACATCCTTCATCCGCCCGGCCCAGGGGATGATTGTCAGCGTGTCGGCATCGAGGAGATCGCGCAGAATTGCACAAGTCTCATCCGTCGAGCCGTTATCGTAGATATGGAAGTGGCGAATACCGACGGCGCGATGGAAACGCACCCATTCCCCGATGTAGCGCGCCTCATTCTTGACGCAGACGGCGATAGCGATCCCGTGCCGGCCCTCTTGAGGCTGCGGCGGATCGATGGCCAGTTTCTTGGCATCGGCAGTCTTAGGTTTCAGCCAACCCATGCGTCCGTTCCCTGCAACTCAGATCGTCGATGCGGCGGCGAACCTGTCATCATAGCCGAACCCATGTTTCAATAGCGCCGAAACCGGCGAATAATTGACAAATGTCACGCCTCGCTCCAAGGCGATTTCCCTTGCCAGAACAAAATGTTCCAGTATCCGGCCCTCGGCTCGCGCGATGCCGGAAAAGGCGGCTTCATCGCTCGTCTCATAAAAACGTGGCTCGCCGGCATTGGAAATGTCGATCCCGAGGAAGCCGATCGTTTTAGGCGCACAATAAAGCGCGAACTGCAGCGCCGATACGGCGACCGAGCCTCCCTGGAAAACACCCAGATCCGGCGCAAAGGAGAAACCAGCAGTGCCAGCGGCGTTGAGCCGAACAAAATCGAGCTTGCCGATATCGTCTGTGAGACGGCGCCGGGCGCCATAGGGCTTACTGATATTGTCTATCAGAATAACCGTCTTGTCCGACAACCAACGGCTATCCAGCTCCGAAATCGCCCTGAGCACGGGGACTGAAAACAGGCAGATCGTACCGGGCTTGATCCTGCGCCGCATCATCTCCGAATGCCGCCAGACGAAACGCTCATCCTCCACCGCAACGGCAAGCGGCGCGGCGATCTGCTCGCCGATCAATCCGATGGCACCGTTGAGCAGGATGGCGCTATCTTTCTCCAGGCTCGTCAGATCGCTGTCGCGGATCGATGGGCCGGAACCGACGATGTAGATGTTGTCGCTCGCCCCGTCGCGCAACCGATCGCTATTCGAGAGATCGGCGATCTTGGTGCGGTGGTAAAACACCTCCCCCACGCCGCTCTTGCGCACGATATTGAGCCCTGGAAACCAGTCCTGCGCATGAACGCGTGAGCTTCCGAGCAGCACGCGCGCGCCCAGCTTGACCAGCGTTCGGTGCCAGGGACGGTCCACCATGTCCTTAGAGCTCCACGAGACCGAGTTTTTTCACCTGCCGAATGGTCAGCATGGTGCGGACCGTATCGACATGCTCGTTGGCCGTCAGCACTTCGATGACGAAGTCCTGGAAGCGGGTGAGATTTTCCGCAACGCAATGCAGCAAGAAATCGCTGTCGCCGGACACCATCCAGGCCTGGCGCACGAGCGGCCACTCCGCCGTGGCACTTGCGAAAGCCTTGAGATTGGCCTCCGACTGATGCTTGAGGCCAACCATGCAAAAAGCAACGAGGTCAAAGCCGAGCCTCGGGCTGTTCAGCATGGCATGATAGCCCTCGATGATGCCGGCTTCTTCCAGCTTGCGCACCCGGCGCAGACAGGGCGGCGCGGATATGCCGACTCGATCGGCCAACTCGACATTGGTCATCCGTCCGTCGCGCTGGAGTTCCCGCAGAATCTTTATATCGATGGCGTCGAGTTCAGCTCGCAGCACTTTTGTTGCCTTTCTTTAATTCCCCATCGCCAGCTTCTATATAAAGCGAGGAAATTCGCAAGAAAGTTTCGCTTGCGTAACCGAATCTTACACAAAGCAGATTTGCTCTGTTGGTAATGCAAGGCTGCCCTTGAATAAATGCATGCGGCAATCATAAATGGGTCAGCAGATCGTGAAATCGCCTGCTTCGCCCATTTGAAGCTGAAATTCACGACGCGCTGAGATTGAAAGGACTTAAACTATGCCTGCCCGCCACACCAAGGTGCTCATCATCGGTTCCGGCCCCGCCGGCTATACGGCTGCCGTCTATGCCGCGCGCGCCATGCTGGAGCCAGTCCTGATCGCCGGCATGGAACAGGGCGGTCAGCTGATGATCACCACGGATGTCGAAAACTATCCGGGCTTTGCCGATCCGATCCAGGGCCCTTGGCTGATGGAACAGATGCTGCAGCAGGCCAAGCACGTCGGCGCCGAGATCGTCAACGATCTCGTGACCGAAGTCGACACCAATCAGCGCCCCTTCGTGGCGCGTACCGACAGCGGCCAGGTTTGGACCGCCGATACGCTGATCATCGCGACCGGCGCCAAGGCCAAGTGGCTCGGCATAGAGAGCGAACAGAAGTTCCAGGGCTTCGGCGTATCGGCTTGCGCTACCTGCGACGGCTTCTTCTATCGCAACAAGGATGTGATCGTGGTCGGCGGCGGCAACAGCGCCGTCGAGGAAGCGCTCTATCTCTCCAACATAACCAAATCGGTGACGGTGGTGCATCGCCGCGATTCCTTCCGCGCCGAAAAGATCCTGCAGGAGCGCCTGTTCGGCAAGTCGAACGTCAAGATTCTCTGGAACACCGAAGTCGCCGAAGTCACCGGAACACCGGCCAAGCCGCCGATGCCGCCATCGGTTTCCGGTGCGCGCCTGCGCGACATCCGCACGGGCGTCGTAACCGACGTGAGCATCGACGGCATTTTCGTCGCCATCGGCCATGCGCCGGCGACCGAACTGTTCAAGGGCAAACTGAAGCTCAAGGACAATGGCTACCTCTGGACCGCACCGGATTCGACTGCGACCAGCGTCGAAGGCATTTATGCCGCCGGCGACGTGACCGACGATACGTTCCGACAGGCGATCACCGCAGCGGGGATGGGCTGCATGGCCGCGCTCGAGGCGGAACGTTACCTGACTGGGCACATGCCCGTCGCCGTGGCTGCGGAGTGATATAGCCGATGAGGGGAAGCGGCATGCCATTGGACTGGGACAAGCTGCGTATTTTTCACGCGGCTGCCGAAGCGGGATCGTTCACGCACGCAGCCGACAAACTGCATCTGTCCCAATCCGCCATCAGCCGTCAGGTCAGCGCACTCGAGCAGGATGTCGGCATCAAGCTGTTTCATCGCCATGCTCGCGGGCTGATCCTGACCGAACAAGGCGAATTGCTTTACCGCACCGCACACGACGTTCTCCTGAAGCTCGAAACGGTCAAGATGCAATTGACCGAGACGACCGACAAGCCGAGCGGCAAGCTGCGTGTGACGACGACGGTCGGCCTCGGCCAGGGCTGGCTGACCGACAAGATCCAGGAGTTCCTGCAGCTCTATCCCGATATGCAGATCCAGCTGATCCTCGACAACGAGGAGCTGGACGTGAACATGCGTCATGCTGACTGTGCCATCCGCCTGCGCCAGCCGCAGCAATCGGATCTGATCCAGCGCAAGCTCTTCACCGTGCACATGCACGTCTATGCCGCCCCCTCCTATATCAACCGCCACGGCGAGCCGCAGTCGGTGGAGGATCTGGACGATCATCGCATCATCAGTTTCGGCGAGCCTGCGCCAAACTATCTGCTCGACGTCAACTGGCTGGAGATTGCCGGGCGCTCGTCGGACAACAAACGCATTGCGCATTTGCAGATCAACAGCCAGACCTCGATCAAGCGCGCCTGTCTGCTCGGCATCGGCATCGCTGTGCTGCCGGATTATATTGTGGGACGAGACCCCGGGCTCATTCAGCTCGCGATCAATGCCGACGTGCCGTCCTTCGACACATATTTCTGCTACCCCGACGAGATGAAAAATGCGGCCAAACTTAAGGTTTTCCGCGATTTTGTCGTCGCAAAGGCACGAAACTGGAACTTCTAATCCAACCTAAATGATTGGAAATTCAACACTTTTTTGATCTAATATATCAGCTAAGCGTATTTCGCATGGCTGATATGCACAAAACAGAGTTGAAGCATGCCCATTTAGACACCATATCGCACATAGCTGATGCACATGGTGGCTTTTCCTCCCAGTTCCACCGCATTGGCTGTTCCCCTCTGGAGGTTTTTAACCTTCATACCTATAGGGCCCTGGTTTACTCCGGAGGCCCTTTTTTTTGCCTTTTTGCGCCAGACGTCGCAAACGCATAACTGCCATGCACAAAAAAGCATTGCGCAGTGCACAAATTAGCATCATAACGCCCACAGCTGATGCACATGGTGGCTTTTCCTCCCAGTTCCACCGCATTGGCTGTTCCCCTCTGGAGGTTTTTGACCTTCACACCTATAGGGCCCTGGTTTATTCCGGTGGCCCTCTTTTTTGCCCATTTTCTAAGCACGCATCAAAATGCGTCGCGCAAAAATAATATCTCGTCTCACACCTTGATATATCGAAATCCGACGATACATAAATCGTCTACTTTCGATATTCGTGAGGTAAGTGCGATGGACAGGACTGAGATACTGAAGGCATTGGCCCACCCGGCCAGGCTCGAAATCCTCAATCACCTCAAGGATCCAAACACATATTTTCCCACTCAGGAGCACCCGCTGGAGCTGGGCGTCTGCGCTAGCCAGTTCGAGCGCTGCGGCCTATCGCAATCGACCGTCTCGGCCCACCTCGGCACATTGCTGCGCGCAGAGCTGGTAACCACTAAGCGCCTTGGCCAGTGGATCTTCTACAAGCGCAACGAGGAAACCATCGCCGAATTCCTCGCGACCTTGCAGAAGGAACTCTGACAATAGCCTTGGCTCTCTTCACCCTCACATCGAGCCCCTCCTCCACCCAACAATCCGCATAGCAAAGGACCCCCAATGACCAAACTCTTCGAACCGACAAAGCTTGGCGATATCTCCATCGCCAACCGCATCGTGATGGCACCGCTGACGCGCAACCGCTCTCCCAATGCAGTTCCGAACGATCTGAACGTCAAATATTACGCCCAGCGCGCTACGGCAGGCCTGATCATCACCGAAGCGACCGCCATCACCCATCAGGGCCAGGGCTATGCCGACGTGCCCGGTCTCTACAGCAAGGAAGCCCTCGACGGCTGGAAGAAAGTGACCGACGCCGTGCATGCCAATGGCGGCAAGATTGTCGTGCAGATGTGGCATGTGGGCCGCATCTCCCACACCAGCCTGCAGCCGAACGACGGCAAGCCGGTATCCTCCACCTCCAGGGCTGCCCAGGCCAAGACCTATCTCGTCCACAATGACGGCACCAGCGGCTTTGCAGATACCTCCGAGCCACGCGCACTTGAAGCCGCAGAGATTCCGGGGATCGTCGAAGACTATCGCAAGGCCGCCCGCGCCGCGATCGACGCCGGCTTCGACGGCGTCGAAATCCATGCCGCCAACGGTTATCTCATCGACCAGTTCCTGCGCGCCGACGTCAACGACCGCACTGACGAATATGGCGGCTCCATCGAAAACCGAGCTCGCCTCCTCTTCGCGGCGGTTGACGCCGTGACCAAGGAAATTGGCGCCGGTCGCACCGCAATCCGCATCTCGCCGGTCACGCCATCGAACGATGCCAGCGACCCGCAGCCAGAGGCACTCTTCACCTACGTCATCGAGCGTCTGGCGAAATATGATCTCGCCTATATCCACGTCGTCGAAGGCCAGACCGGTGGCGCACGCGACTTCCTGCCCTTCGATTATGATGCCCTGCACGCTGCCTATAAGGCTGCGGGCGGTAAGGCCGGCTGGATGCTCAACAACGGTTACGACCGCCAGATGGCGATCGAAGCGGTCGACAGCGGCCGGGCCGATGTCGTCGCCTTCGGCAAGCCCTTCATCTCCAACCCGGATCTGGTCCGGCGTCTGAAGGAGAATGCCCCGCTCAACACCCTCGACCAGGCAACGCTCTATGGCGGCGGTGGAAAGGGCTACGCGGACTATCCGACCCTGGACGAAGTGGCGTAACGCCGACAAGCTCCGGTATGACGCAGAAACCCCGTCGGAAGGCGGGGTTTCTTTTTGGACGATGAACGCTAAAGTCGCAGGCATGTTCGAACCCTACATCGACCGTTGGTCGCTCATCGCCTATGGCAAGCCCATCATCACCCATTCCAGCAATCTCCTGCCGGTCATCTGGCGCGATAAGCCGGCCATGTTGAAGGTCGCGCTCAACATCGATGAGAAATTCGGCAATCGGGTCTTGCGCTGGTGGGACGGCGATGGGGCTGCTTACGTCTATCAACATGATGAAAACGCGGCACTTCTCGAGCGGGCAACCGGACCGGGCTCGCTGCTGACAATGGCCATGAACGGCGACGATGACGAGGCAAGCCGGATCATGTGCCGCACGGCGGCGAAGCTGCACGCGCCACGGCTGGCGGAATTGCCAGCCGATCTCGTTCCGCTTGACCGCTGGTTCCACGAGTTGGAGCCGGCCGCGCGCGCCCATGGCGGCATGCTGGCCACCTGCGCTGAGGTTGCCCACGGTCTGCTAGCAGATCAGCGGGATCTTACCGTGCTCCACGGCGATATCCACCACGAGAACATCCTGGATTTCGGCCCTCGCGGTTGGCTCGCTATCGACCCGAAGCGCGTCTACGGCGAGCGTGGCTATGACTTCGCCAACACCTTCTGTAATCCAGAACTACCGATCGTCGTCGCTCCGGGCCGCTTACAGCGGCAATTGCCGATCGTCTGCGCCGAGACGGCACTGGAGCCGAAGCGATTGCTGCGGTGGATCATCGCTTATGCCGGCCTTTCCGCCACCTGGTTCCTCAGCGACGGCGACACAAAGAATGCGGAGTCGGATTTTACCGTCGCCCGGATCGCACTTGCCGAACTCCAGACCTGACGGCGCGTCTTATCGCGCCGGCAAGCAGCCGATTCCCACCAGACTTGCTTTCATCGCCACATCGATCGGGGTATGCGGCTCTTCACCGAGCACTGCCACGAGCTTGTCGTTTCTCATCTGCAACGGCACGTTCCAGAGATAACGCATCTCGCGCAGTTCCTTCATGAGCGGCACAAAGGGTGCGGCAAGCGGCAGCACCCACCACGGAAAAGCCTTCACTTTCACTTTATGCTCTACTGCGCGCTCGATCGCCCCAATCATCTGCCGGCCATCACCGTCCCAATGGCCGCGCATGTGATAGACCGCGAAGGCGGGAAGTGCATCGCCCTTCTCGATCAGCCGGATTATCGTCTCCGCGACATCCGGCAGATAGGCCCATTGATGGCCGATACCCGCCCTCCCCGGATAGCTCACCGACGTCACCGGCTTGCCAGGCTTCACAATGGCCTGCGACAGCCAGCCGTTAGCGCCATGGTGGCCAAAGAAATCGCCGGCGCGAACAATGATGATCGGCGTCCCACTCTCCGCCGCCGCCTTCAGACGACGCTCCATTTCAACGCGGATCGCCCCCTTGCGCGTCCGGGGACGCTGCGGGCTGTCCTCGGTCACGTCGGGAAAGACATCAGGCCCGAAATTATAGACCGTACCTGGCAGAACGATCCGCGCTCCGACCGCCCTCGCCGCCGCGATTGTACTGTCGAGCATCGGCAGCACCAGTTGCCCCCAATTGCGGTATCCGGGTGGGTTGACGGCGTGCACGATCAGATCCGCACCTTCCGCCGCCCTCAGCACATCGCTTGCCTGCATCGCATCGCCCTGCACCCAGTCGAAACCAGGTTCACGACGCGCGGCCTCGGCTGCATTACGATTTAGCGCCCGGATGCGCCAGCCGCGCGCGGCAAGTCCGCGGGCAACCGCGCCGCCGATGCCGCCCGTGGCACCCATTACGAGCGCGGTCTTTCCATTCTCCATCTGCTCAGTCATCGCCATCTCCATCACTTTGATGATGTGACTATGCCGCACGATCCAGATAAACGAAATTGCCGAAAAATCTGCATATGATATACAAAAATTTATGAAAACATCGGAACCGAGCTGGGATTTCTACCGTACCTTCCTCGCCGTGCTGCAGCATGGCTCGCTGTCGGCCGCCGCCCGGGAACTTGGCCTCACTCAGCCGACCATCGGTCGCCATATCGACGCACTGGAAGAAGCCGTCGGCGCCGAACTATTCACCCGATCGCAGCAAGGCCTTCTACCGACCGATGCGGCGCTCACCCTAAAGCCCTATGCGGAAACGCTGGCCAGCACCGCCGCCGCTCTTCTGCGTGCTGCCTCCGGTTCCCGCAACAGCGTCACCGGCACAGTCCGCATCAGCGCCAGCGAGGTTATCGGCGTGGAAGTTCTGCCGCCGATCCTGGCCGAACTGCAAACAGCATATCCCGACCTCACCATCGAGCTATCCGCCTCTGATACCGTGGAAGACCTGTTGCAGCGCGAGGCTGATATCGCTGTGCGCATGGTAGCGCCTGCGCAGGACGCGCTGCTGGCGCGTCATGTCGGCTCCATTCCCCTGGGCTTCTTCGCACATAGAAATTATCTGGACCGATATGGCGAACCCAAGAGCATCGGCGAACTTCATCAGCACAGGCTGATCGGCTTCGACCGCCAGACCGCTTACATCCGCGCCATGATGAAGCGCTATCCCCTGCTCGACGGCATCTCCTTCGCCTTCAAGTCGGATCATAGCATCGCCCTGCACAACGCCTTGCGCGCTGGCATCGGCATCAGCTTCTATCAGGTACCGCTTGCAAAAAGGGATGGGGAGCTTGTCCGGCTGTTGCCCGAGATCGAACTGCCGCTC
Encoded proteins:
- a CDS encoding LysR family transcriptional regulator; amino-acid sequence: MKTSEPSWDFYRTFLAVLQHGSLSAAARELGLTQPTIGRHIDALEEAVGAELFTRSQQGLLPTDAALTLKPYAETLASTAAALLRAASGSRNSVTGTVRISASEVIGVEVLPPILAELQTAYPDLTIELSASDTVEDLLQREADIAVRMVAPAQDALLARHVGSIPLGFFAHRNYLDRYGEPKSIGELHQHRLIGFDRQTAYIRAMMKRYPLLDGISFAFKSDHSIALHNALRAGIGISFYQVPLAKRDGELVRLLPEIELPLDTWVAMHENLKTSPRCRVTFDALVAGLQDYVRN
- a CDS encoding NAD-dependent epimerase/dehydratase family protein codes for the protein MTEQMENGKTALVMGATGGIGGAVARGLAARGWRIRALNRNAAEAARREPGFDWVQGDAMQASDVLRAAEGADLIVHAVNPPGYRNWGQLVLPMLDSTIAAARAVGARIVLPGTVYNFGPDVFPDVTEDSPQRPRTRKGAIRVEMERRLKAAAESGTPIIIVRAGDFFGHHGANGWLSQAIVKPGKPVTSVSYPGRAGIGHQWAYLPDVAETIIRLIEKGDALPAFAVYHMRGHWDGDGRQMIGAIERAVEHKVKVKAFPWWVLPLAAPFVPLMKELREMRYLWNVPLQMRNDKLVAVLGEEPHTPIDVAMKASLVGIGCLPAR